Within Bradymonas sediminis, the genomic segment GGCCACCACGCCCGTGTCGGCGCCCAGACCGACGTCGAGCGACGGAGGGAAGAATACGTGCCCGCCGGCATCAATGTGGTAGGCCTCGAGGTTTGCCGGGGGATTGCTGATGAGCCCGGGGATCGAGCGACCTGGGATCATCGGATCATTTTGACTGGCCAGGAGCAGCGCGGGGATTCGCAGCTCATCCAGGCGCCGGGTGATGCTCTGCGAGTCATAATAATCCTGGGCGTCGCGAAACCCGAAGCGCGGCACGACGGTCATCGAATCCCAATCGCGCAGGGTGCGCGCGCGCCGGACCTGCTCAATCGGCGTTATCGCCCGGCCACGCGCGTCGACCTGGGCGTAGATCTGGCGAAGCTCGCGCAGGATATATTCGCGGTAGATCTTGCGCGCGGGGGCGTCGAGCCAGGCCTGCACCTCGCCGAGCTCAAGCGGCGGGCAGATGGCCGTCACGCCGCGAACGCGCGGGTCACAACCATCTTCGGTCGCCAGCGTTAGCGCGACGTGACCGCCCAGGGAAAACCCGATCACCCAGACTTTTTTATAGGCGCTAAATTTCGGGTCCCTGAGCGCCGCGTGGACATCCGCGGTCAGCCCCGAGTGATAGATATCCTCGCCGCTGCCCGCGCTGCCGCGCAGGCATAGCCGCAGGCAGGAGCGCCCTGCCCGCTCCACCGCGATCGCCGCGTCGACCAGATACGGGCTCTCGGCGTGCCCGCCGAGCCCGTGGACCAGCACGACCAGCGTATCGGCCCGCGGATGCGCGCGGTAGCGCCCGTGCAGCCGAACCTCGCCGACCGTCGCGTCCTCGAGCACCGTCGACCAGGCTTCGGCCTCGGGCGCGCGCCGCGGGCGCAGGCGGTGGCGCAACGTCGGCGCGATGGTCCAGAGATGACCGGCGAGCGTGTGGGAGAGTCGATTCATGGGCCTTCGCGTGGGTGTTAGGAGGCGTGTCAACTTCGATCAAACGCCTAATAGCGCATCGAGCCCGACCTCGCAAAATGACAATCTCCCGCGGGGCGCCCGGGAATCCGCCAAGAATCCCACAAACAAGGCGCTCAACCCGAATATCCCCCGCAATAGCCTTGACGCAACCCGCCCCGCACGCGTAATAAATTGCACGCGGATTGGACCTGTACGCGGGTCCGAAATCCCACAAAAATTTCCCCTTATCACCAGAAGTGCTGCGCCCAGTCCACTTCGCGCGCATAGCATCAGGAGAACTCCATGACCTTTGTAATCACCGAACCCTGCGAGGGCGTCTGCGACGCCTCATGCGTCGAAGTTTGCCCCGTTGACTGCATTCACGGCCCGATCTCCGTCGACGAAATCCAGAGTCTCCAGGCTGCCGGCGAAGAAGCCCAGCTCGCTGGAATCCAACTCTATATCGACCCCGATATCTGCATCGACTGCGGCGCCTGCGAGCCGGAATGCCCCGTCGAAGCGATCTTCGAGGAGTGGGATGTGCCGGAAGAGTGGAGCGACTATACGCTCAAGAACGCCGAGTTCTTCCAATAATTCGGCCGCCGAATTCGGTCGGCTCAACATCGCGTTGAGCGACTGAGAAGACGAAAAAACACCACCCGCCGGGTGGTGTTTTTTGTTCTTGAGTGGCCTAGACCCGGCCCGACTAGAAGTCGACGCGTTTCCCAAGCCCGTCGACCGTGACGCTTTGCTCGACGCCGCCGACTGTAATCTTATGCGGGGTGTGCATCACCTTCTGATGCTCGTAGGCCTGCCCCACCGCCCCGCCACTGTCATCGCCGCTCCACTCTGTGGGACGAATGGTCATCTGGGCGAGGGCGACCTCAAGGTTGCCCTGAGCGTCGAGCGCGCCGCTATAGACCTCCTGTCCGTCGACGTCTTTGATCGAGACCGACTCACCGGGCGCACCGCTCAACGCCACGGTCCACTTGACCCGGTAATACGCGCGAATACTCACCCGACGCCACCAAACATCATCGACCGCCGCGCCGCCCTCAAAGACCGGGTCGATGAGTTCGTGGTCATAGCTCTCGTAGGCCCCGTCAAATACGATGGTGTGGTAGTCGGGATGATCGCCGGTTTTCACCAACTTCGTGCCAATGAAGGTATGGCGATTGCCGCGCCCATAAGAGTCGCCGAAGCGGATATTCGCCAGGTTCGACACGAGCATATTGTCGATATAAAACGTGGGGTTATGGTCGGGACGCGTGGCGTGGACACCCTGGGTCACCACCGGCGCGGCGTCGAGGGTCTGGGGGTCCTCGGCGCTGATATTCACATAATTATCCTCAAAGATCGTGTTGGTGATGGTGGCGTCGCTGAATAGCTCGGTGCCGCGCATGATGGCCCCGTCGCGCGCGCGCCCCACGATGACATTGTCCCGGTAGTGCAGGTTCTCGCGCACCTGCCCGCCGCCGCCATAATTGGTGATGCGAAACCCGTTGAGCGAATCCATATCGCCCCAGTCTTCGAAATAACGCCGGCTCTCGGTGCGCACGCTCTCGAGCTGCACGAGGTTCTGCTCCACCGACAGGTCAAGGTGCGCCCAGCCCAAGGCGATGGAGTGATAGCCGCTCAAAAAGATCTTATTTCTGCGCACCTCGCCGGCTGGCGTGTCGGGCCTGGAGTGCGGCTGGATGGCAAAGGAGTTGGTCGACCAACTGTCAACATAGATCTCATTATCGCGAATCGAGTTCGCCTGGCGCAGCCCATTTTGCCGGGTGCGTTTGACCAGGTTATGGGCGAATTCGTAGTCATTGGCGATCTCGTTCTGGGCGTTGGAGTCTGTGATCTGCACCGGACGCCCACCACCAGAACCGTGGCGATTGAGGATCTCAAAGCCGCGGTCCATAAAGTTATTATGGTGCAGGCGCACGCTATTTTTGGGGTACCGCAGGAAAACCGCGAATACCTGGGCTGCCTGGTAGAGCACCGAAACACCTGCAATCTCGACATCACCCACGCCCGACAGATAGATGGCGTGAACGCCGTTGCTGCCATTATTTCCGACGTGCCCCTCTTCGATGATGCCGTTGAGCACGCGCACGCCCTGCACCTCGTTGGAGCGCGCCCAGATACCGCTGGCGGCGGTGGCGGCCTGACCGGCGTCGGGGTTCGGCACGGCGACGTTGGCGTAGACGATTCGATGCCCGTTCAGGTCGACGGTCACGTCGCTGGCGGTGATCGCGAGCGCGGTGCCATCGCTGATAATATCCTCGGTCAACACGTAGGTCGCACCGGCCTGGTCGAGCATATAGGGCGGCCCGGCGAGTTGACCGGGCAACTCAATGACCCCGTTGAGGTCACCGGTCTTAAACTCACCGAGGGTCGACACGAGCGTCTCGCCGCTCTCGCCACGCGCGATGCGCCGATAATAATAGGTCGTGTCGGGTTGCAGCCCACGCAGATGATGCACCTGGGTGAAGAAATAGCGCTCACTCTCGTCAACCGACTCGGTCAACGCGTCAGGCGACGTCCCGTATTCGATCGCGCCGCGCACCGGCAGCGTCGTCTCGAACGCGATGGTGGCCGAGTGGCTTGACGCATGAAGCCAATCCCCGGCGGGGACAAAATCGAGGGTCTCGCCGGTGTATTTCTGCAGGAGCGGCTGGTTGGTCGGGCCAAAATAACTGAGCGCAAATTCGTTGAACGTGTCGTAGAGGGCCTCGGGCGAATAACTCGCCTCAAGCGCATCTTTATCGAGCGCCTCGTAGGCCGCGCGCGCTGCGGCGCGCCGCGCTTCGTCGACCTCGAGCGGGTTTTCGCTGCGCACCTCATCGACCGCCCCGCTCGGATAACCCCCGGCGTCCTCGCCGCCACCCTGGCCATCCTCGCCGCCGATATCCTCGGCATTGGCATCCGGAGAATCCCCCGAATCGCCCAAGTCACCGGACTCATCCGCGTCTTGGGAGCCGTTATTTGAAGTAGATATTCCACCGTCCAGGGTACCGCTATCATGCGTGGATTGGTCGCTCCCGCAACCGATCATCAACGCGAAGATGGCGATATAGAGTATTTTGGCGGCGATCGGCTTTTGGCTCATCACATTAGACCTCATCGAGTTAAATCAGGATCAGTCAATTTCATCGCCCAACATTGATGAACGCTCGCAAATGGGCAGTCATTATTCGGGACGATAGGCCACGCGCTCGAAACGCGCGAGTGAGCGGATAGGTACGGATTGATGGCGGCGAGGTTAACATATTTTGGCCGTATTCCGCCAGTATTTGCGGGCGGATGGCCCAAAGTACTCGCGAAATCTAATGCGGTGTTCATATTATAAAATACGCGAATCACAACCTGCCAGCAGTCGATCTACCACTTGGATCTCGCGCCAGAATTCAGCAAAAAGACCGCTCTAGCGAGGGAAATCATGACCCTAAATACCCTGCGCCCCACCGACGACCCCGGGCTTCGTGCGCTCGCCGAGGACACCGAAAAGATGCTCCAGCGCATCGACGCGCTCTGTGAAGCGCTGCAAAAAGAGGTGCGTGGAGCCAGGGGCGTGGAGGCGGCGAATCGCACGCTCTATGCCGACGACGCGTCGAACTCGCGTGCGATTCCGATCGGGGTTATACTGGCGGACGACGACACGGAAATCATGCGCGCGATTGGGCTGATCGGCACCCACTCCCGCGGGGTAATGTTGGTCGAGGCGAGCGTTAGACGACCCGGCGCGACGCCCGCGCGGGGTGAGCGATTGGGGGAGGAGCGCGTGGCGCGCGACGCGGCGGCGGAGCCGAAGACCTATTTCAGGTTTCCAGACGATAACGGCGTGTTCTCGCAGGCAACCCTGCGCTGCGTAAACGCGGGCAAATCGCGGGCCGACCGCTTGCTTAGCTGCCCGATGGACTCGGGCAGCAATGAAGAACCCGCGCGCTTATGAGTCGCTCAGGGCCGTGCTCGCCACGGCGGCGCCGTTGATCTCAGAGGGCTTTTTTAGCACCCCGAAATAATACATCACCACCGCGCCGGTCCCGAACATAATCAGGCTATAGACGCCGGGAATTACCGCAAGGTCGCCGCGCTCCAGGATCGAAGTGGCGATGACGATGGCGAGTGTGCCGTTCTGGATGCCGGTCTCAATCGAGATGGCGACGGCCTGCGGCGCCTTGAGCTGCAGCAGTCGCGCGCTGGCGTAACCAAGCGACATCATCAGGATATTGAGGGTGCCGGTGACGACGCTCAGTTCGAGGAAATGGACCTTAATGACCTCGATATTCGCCGCGACCACGCCGCCGAGAATCGCCACGAAGATCACCGTCGAGCCGATGCGCGCCGGGCGCTCCATCTTGGCGGCGAACGCCGGCTTGAAGCGGCGCACCAACATCCCCAGGCTAATCGGCACCACCGTGATCGCCACGATCTGAAGAATCGTGTCGAGCAGCGGCACCGAAAATTGCTGCGCCTCCCCCATAAAGGTATTCATCGAGAAGATCAGGATCAGCGGAATCGTCACCACCACGATGACCCCGCTGATCGCGGTGAGCGTCACCGAGAGCGCGGCGTCACCGCGCGACACAAAGGTGATCAAATTCGAGGTCACCCCGCCCGGACAACACGCGATCAGCATCAGCCCAACCGCCATCACCGGGTCAAGCTGAAAGAGGTGCGCCAGGCCAAACGCCACCAACGGCAACAACACGAGCTGGTTCACCAGCCCGACCGCCACCGCCTTCGGGTAAAGCACCACCCGCTTAAAATCATCGACCACCAACGAAAGCCCCACCCCAAGCATGATGATAAACAATGCGAGGGGCAAAACCACCGACGTTAAGACGCTCTCTTCCATGACGACGCTCGGGTTCAAGTCATATTTATATGCGTTGCAGAGCGTTTATTATTCGTCGGAAGAGGGGTTGGCGTCAATGGGGGTGGGGGGGCGTAATCACAACCGCCCCGCCTCCTTCAACTTCCAATAGCGCATCAACCCGGTCACCGACATAAAGCTGGGGTTGCCGGCCTCGTAGCGGGTGAGGTCGGCCTCGGAGACTCCGGCCTTGCGCAGTTGTTCCTGGGTATAGGCGACGAAGTCCGTGGTGACCTCGGCTGGCGCTGCGCCCGCATCGAAATGGGGTTTTATCCACATGGCCCAGTCGTCGAGGGTGGCCTCGAGGGCGTCGAGGTGCGCCAGCGGCGCGTCGACCGCGCCGAAGTGGGCCAGGTAGAGGTGCGTGGGGTTGAGGTCGCGAAGGGTCTGGATGGAGCGCTTCCAGGCGTCGACGTCGATGTCTGGCGGCGGGCATGGGGGCACGGGGGGGCCGCCGTGGATCTTGACGCCGGCGACGTCTCCGGCGAAGACCGCGTCGCCGATCTGGTAGGCGTTGTGGTGAACCGCGTGGCCCGGGGTGTAGTGGACGTCGACCTGGACGCCGCCGAGCGTGAGGCGGTCGCCCTCATCGACCGCGACCAGCAACTCCGGGTCGATCGGGTGCATCTCGCCCCACAGGGATTCCATCGCGCCCTGGTAGATGCGCTTGGCCGAGTTCCACAGCTTCTCGGGGTTCTGCATATGCGCAAGCCCGATCGGATGCACGTAGACCTTGGCGCCGTTCTGGGCGAATTTCCAGGCCGCGCCCGCGTGGTCAAAATGGATATGGGTGAGCAGGACGTGGCGCACGTCCTGCCAATCATAACCCTCGGCGGCGATGGCGGTTTTCAAGCCCTCAAAGACCGTCTCAGGCCCGCAGTCCACCAGGATCAGCCCGTCGTCGGACTCGAGCAAATAGACCGCGATGACCGAGGATTCCCCCATAAAACAGGTGTCGAGTGTTTTAATCGTCGGCTGTGAATTCATGGTCTCCCTGGTGTGCCTGGGTCACTAAAAACATAGTAAAAACATAAACTTACCCACCCACGGCGCTGCCGTCGCTGCCCGAGGCTTCCTGGGCTGCGGCCATCTCCTCGGCGGTGAGGCGGTCGCGGATAAATTGGAAGATCTCGAGCAAGATCGAGGTCACCGGCACCGCCAAAAGGGCGCCCACCAGGCCGAAAGCGCTCTCGCCGGCGAGCAGGGCGAAGATGACGATGACCGGGTGGATATGGGCCGAGTTGCCGATGATCTGGGGGTTCAAGATATTGGCTTCGACGAAGTGGATAAACATGATCCAGGCGAAGGCCAAAAACGAGGTCCAGAAGCCGGTCATCAGCCCGACCAGCATGATCGGGATCGTCGAGATCACGGTGCCAAAGACCGGGATCAACGTCAGCACGCCGGCCAAAAGCGAGAGCATCACGCTGAATTTCACGCCGATGAGCGCCAGCCCGATATAGGTCAGCACCCCGTTGATAAGACAGATGATCAACTGGCCGCGCACCACGCCCGACAGGCCGCGGTCGATGCGCCGCATCAGGTCGTCGTAGCCTGGGCGATACTCGCCGGGGAGCATATCGCGGAAGAACCCGTTAAATCGCGGCAAGTCGATCGACATAAAGGCGGCGACCATAAAGGTCAAAATGATCGTGACCAATATCTGGATGATCCCGACGGCCAGGATATGCGCGTAGCTAATCACCGCGGTGATTCGCTCCTGTGAGGTGCTGACAATGCCCTCGATCATCTGGTTAACCCGGGCCTCCAGGTCAATCAGCGTGGCCGGCACTGGGGTGGATTCACGCTTATAGTGGTGGCGATTGCCGCGCTGAACGCTCCAGGAGTCGTCGTCGATTCGGGTCACGACGACCTCGCCCTCGCCCAAGAAAAGCTCAACTTCGCCCTTGTCGCCCGGGACCATGCGCACGACGGCCGAGGGTTGGGCGTCGACAAAAGTCCAACTCCCGTGGGTACCGTAATCGGCGAGTTCCTCGGAGGCGGCAGGCTCCGGGACGCCGCGATAGGTGACCTTGGGGCGCGCCTTTTCGGCGGCGGCTTCGCCGCCCGTTTCGGGCAACTCCGTGCGCACGGTGACGTTCACACCGTTGTCGACCTCAATGATCGTCTCGCCGGTCGACGCGGTCTGTTTGCCCGTCTGTCGGTCCACCTGAAATTTAATATTGGTCGCGCCGCGCGCGCGAGTCAGCGCCAATCCGGTGGCGGTGGCCCGCTGGGTCGCCTCGGTCCAGGCGCTGGCGACGTGCGCTCGCGCCGCGACATGCTCGGTGCCCGGCGGCATAATGGGCAAATATTCGCGCACAAAATTCTGTAATTTCTCGTTAATCCCCGGCAGATTCTTCTGGCGGAAATTCGCCACGGTCTCGGGCACCGTCTCGGCGAATCGCGCCATCTCGTTGAAGAATCGCGGCACCAC encodes:
- a CDS encoding bile acid:sodium symporter family protein, which gives rise to MEESVLTSVVLPLALFIIMLGVGLSLVVDDFKRVVLYPKAVAVGLVNQLVLLPLVAFGLAHLFQLDPVMAVGLMLIACCPGGVTSNLITFVSRGDAALSVTLTAISGVIVVVTIPLILIFSMNTFMGEAQQFSVPLLDTILQIVAITVVPISLGMLVRRFKPAFAAKMERPARIGSTVIFVAILGGVVAANIEVIKVHFLELSVVTGTLNILMMSLGYASARLLQLKAPQAVAISIETGIQNGTLAIVIATSILERGDLAVIPGVYSLIMFGTGAVVMYYFGVLKKPSEINGAAVASTALSDS
- a CDS encoding 4Fe-4S dicluster domain-containing protein, whose product is MTFVITEPCEGVCDASCVEVCPVDCIHGPISVDEIQSLQAAGEEAQLAGIQLYIDPDICIDCGACEPECPVEAIFEEWDVPEEWSDYTLKNAEFFQ
- a CDS encoding alpha/beta fold hydrolase; translation: MNRLSHTLAGHLWTIAPTLRHRLRPRRAPEAEAWSTVLEDATVGEVRLHGRYRAHPRADTLVVLVHGLGGHAESPYLVDAAIAVERAGRSCLRLCLRGSAGSGEDIYHSGLTADVHAALRDPKFSAYKKVWVIGFSLGGHVALTLATEDGCDPRVRGVTAICPPLELGEVQAWLDAPARKIYREYILRELRQIYAQVDARGRAITPIEQVRRARTLRDWDSMTVVPRFGFRDAQDYYDSQSITRRLDELRIPALLLASQNDPMIPGRSIPGLISNPPANLEAYHIDAGGHVFFPPSLDVGLGADTGVVAQALAWLGGRAG
- a CDS encoding MBL fold metallo-hydrolase produces the protein MNSQPTIKTLDTCFMGESSVIAVYLLESDDGLILVDCGPETVFEGLKTAIAAEGYDWQDVRHVLLTHIHFDHAGAAWKFAQNGAKVYVHPIGLAHMQNPEKLWNSAKRIYQGAMESLWGEMHPIDPELLVAVDEGDRLTLGGVQVDVHYTPGHAVHHNAYQIGDAVFAGDVAGVKIHGGPPVPPCPPPDIDVDAWKRSIQTLRDLNPTHLYLAHFGAVDAPLAHLDALEATLDDWAMWIKPHFDAGAAPAEVTTDFVAYTQEQLRKAGVSEADLTRYEAGNPSFMSVTGLMRYWKLKEAGRL
- a CDS encoding AI-2E family transporter, giving the protein MSQQLNEPEQSPEESASKQGNKKRWYRHMSRSRRLFLPLLTMGLLALILVLFHRILLPFIFAIAIAYLMNPIVKRMSVRFPRWVAVITVYLAFFGILTAGFVVVVPRFFNEMARFAETVPETVANFRQKNLPGINEKLQNFVREYLPIMPPGTEHVAARAHVASAWTEATQRATATGLALTRARGATNIKFQVDRQTGKQTASTGETIIEVDNGVNVTVRTELPETGGEAAAEKARPKVTYRGVPEPAASEELADYGTHGSWTFVDAQPSAVVRMVPGDKGEVELFLGEGEVVVTRIDDDSWSVQRGNRHHYKRESTPVPATLIDLEARVNQMIEGIVSTSQERITAVISYAHILAVGIIQILVTIILTFMVAAFMSIDLPRFNGFFRDMLPGEYRPGYDDLMRRIDRGLSGVVRGQLIICLINGVLTYIGLALIGVKFSVMLSLLAGVLTLIPVFGTVISTIPIMLVGLMTGFWTSFLAFAWIMFIHFVEANILNPQIIGNSAHIHPVIVIFALLAGESAFGLVGALLAVPVTSILLEIFQFIRDRLTAEEMAAAQEASGSDGSAVGG